A stretch of Microbulbifer bruguierae DNA encodes these proteins:
- a CDS encoding response regulator transcription factor has product MRALLVEDEHLLREQLAASLRKAGYTVDEAPDGEEALYLGREYPYDVAVLDLGLPKIDGINVIETLRKEARHFPILILTARGHWQERVRGLEAGGDDYLTKPFHTEELLARLNALVRRSAGFSSPTITAGAIQLDTSSQRVSVSGSELELTSFEYKVLEYLMLHPDEVVSKTTLTEHIYEQDCDRDSNVIEVFIGRLRKKLDAAGGMKPIETLRGRGYRFSAAD; this is encoded by the coding sequence ATGCGCGCACTTCTGGTTGAAGACGAACACCTTTTACGTGAGCAGCTGGCGGCGTCACTACGTAAAGCCGGCTACACCGTAGATGAAGCACCGGACGGTGAAGAGGCTCTGTATCTGGGCCGGGAATATCCCTACGATGTGGCGGTATTGGATCTGGGCCTGCCGAAAATCGACGGTATCAACGTTATCGAAACCCTGCGCAAAGAAGCGCGGCACTTTCCCATCCTGATTCTCACCGCTCGCGGCCACTGGCAGGAGCGGGTGCGCGGCCTGGAGGCGGGCGGTGACGATTACCTCACCAAACCGTTTCACACCGAAGAATTACTGGCGCGGCTGAATGCGCTGGTGCGCCGCTCTGCTGGCTTTTCTTCTCCCACCATCACCGCCGGGGCTATCCAGTTGGACACCAGTTCCCAGCGGGTGAGTGTTTCCGGTAGTGAGCTGGAACTTACGTCCTTCGAATACAAGGTACTGGAATACCTGATGCTGCACCCGGATGAAGTGGTGTCCAAAACCACATTGACCGAACACATTTACGAACAGGACTGCGACCGCGACAGTAATGTGATTGAAGTGTTTATCGGCCGTCTGCGCAAAAAACTGGATGCCGCCGGTGGGATGAAACCCATTGAGACGCTGCGTGGTCGCGGCTACCGATTCAGCGCTGCGGACTGA
- a CDS encoding PepSY domain-containing protein: MKFSAAPLAAYALITGLFAALLAGPLLAAGPDTNGYRPGHSLNVQPLATMRVQNKGISRDQAAALVKRRFGGKILAIKEVQRDGRSVFRVKGLSEKSQVYVVFVDKQTGQISR, from the coding sequence GTGAAATTCTCCGCTGCCCCTCTGGCCGCGTATGCACTGATTACCGGATTGTTTGCCGCATTATTGGCTGGCCCGCTGCTCGCCGCCGGGCCGGACACAAACGGCTATCGGCCGGGGCATTCACTGAATGTGCAGCCCCTGGCCACCATGCGTGTGCAGAATAAGGGGATTTCCAGGGACCAGGCCGCGGCGTTGGTGAAGCGCCGATTCGGTGGCAAGATCCTGGCGATCAAAGAGGTGCAGCGAGATGGCCGCTCTGTATTCAGAGTGAAGGGACTTTCCGAAAAAAGTCAGGTCTATGTGGTGTTCGTGGACAAGCAGACAGGGCAGATATCCCGCTGA
- a CDS encoding glycine zipper 2TM domain-containing protein, producing the protein MVKIHKLFKRLAFVGLTASLATVSIHSVAGDSGYYEGQDGYDYAIVTSVTPIYQDVQMVEPRTQCWDQTVSYQQPSPAGAIIGGLIGAAVGRDAARGYRHGYGRHRHYHSGNKGAGMAAGAAVGAVIGSAISRHNTPVTYGTEQRCQVVEQVSSRRELVGYDVNYRYNGQEFLIRTDRHPGDRIRVRVDVTPVL; encoded by the coding sequence ATGGTCAAGATTCACAAACTCTTCAAGCGGTTGGCCTTTGTGGGCCTGACTGCCTCACTGGCGACCGTCAGCATCCACAGCGTCGCCGGCGACAGCGGCTACTACGAAGGCCAGGATGGCTACGACTATGCCATCGTGACCAGCGTTACCCCCATCTACCAGGATGTACAGATGGTAGAACCCCGCACCCAGTGCTGGGACCAGACTGTCTCTTACCAGCAGCCTTCCCCTGCAGGCGCCATTATCGGCGGCCTGATCGGCGCAGCCGTGGGCCGCGATGCCGCGCGGGGATATCGCCACGGCTATGGTCGCCACAGACATTACCACTCGGGCAACAAGGGCGCGGGTATGGCCGCGGGCGCCGCGGTGGGTGCGGTGATCGGCAGTGCTATCAGTCGTCACAATACGCCAGTGACCTACGGTACCGAGCAGCGCTGCCAGGTTGTCGAGCAGGTGAGCAGTCGCCGGGAGTTGGTCGGATATGACGTAAACTACCGCTACAACGGTCAGGAATTTCTGATTCGCACTGACCGCCATCCAGGAGATAGAATCCGGGTTCGTGTCGACGTAACGCCGGTTCTTTGA